The following coding sequences lie in one Alicyclobacillus curvatus genomic window:
- a CDS encoding helix-turn-helix transcriptional regulator, producing MGGSAFGRVLHERAKAFHWSGQGSMSIKSFYNGTAQYRLNSGTAIVDSQRYLLLNHQQPYSITIDSQSEVESFCVFFSPELMKRTAFEYVSPEVKALDHPMFHPVETLELVDQTYWHDDLVTPALLSLRKGFQTFGSDPLWLDEQLHRLLRTVMMLHTDTLTRMNKISSRRSSTRQELFRRVSVARDVIMEQFRETLTLETLSQWAMLSPNHLIRTYKQAFGVTPHQHVVRLRLDEAGRLLRTSKLSISDICAVVGFESLGSFSAVFRRETGLSPLQYRKLGDF from the coding sequence GTGGGTGGTAGTGCATTCGGGCGGGTCCTTCATGAACGTGCAAAAGCGTTTCACTGGTCCGGTCAGGGCTCAATGTCGATTAAGTCGTTTTACAATGGGACTGCTCAGTATCGTCTAAATAGTGGGACCGCCATCGTCGATAGCCAGCGTTATCTGCTTTTAAATCACCAGCAACCGTATTCTATTACGATTGATTCACAGTCCGAAGTAGAATCGTTTTGTGTCTTTTTCTCGCCTGAGTTGATGAAACGCACTGCCTTCGAGTACGTGTCACCGGAAGTCAAGGCTCTTGACCACCCGATGTTTCATCCAGTGGAAACACTTGAACTGGTGGATCAGACGTATTGGCACGACGATTTGGTCACACCAGCACTGTTGTCGCTGCGGAAGGGTTTCCAGACGTTTGGCAGCGATCCGCTGTGGCTGGACGAGCAGCTTCACCGTTTGTTACGCACCGTGATGATGCTCCATACAGATACTCTGACTCGGATGAACAAAATTTCGTCTCGTCGCAGTTCGACGCGACAAGAGTTGTTCAGAAGGGTGTCTGTGGCACGGGATGTCATTATGGAGCAATTTCGTGAAACGTTGACCCTTGAAACATTGTCACAGTGGGCCATGCTGTCTCCCAATCATCTTATCCGCACCTACAAACAAGCGTTCGGTGTTACACCACATCAACATGTCGTGCGTCTCCGCCTTGACGAGGCAGGCAGATTGTTGCGAACGAGCAAGTTGTCGATATCCGATATTTGCGCTGTCGTAGGCTTTGAAAGTCTCGGCTCATTCAGCGCTGTATTTCGTCGAGAAACGGGTCTATCGCCGCTCCAGTATCGAAAACTTGGTGATTTTTAA
- a CDS encoding VOC family protein: protein MTKLQRVGQISMTVHDVDRAVAFYRDVLGLPFVWQTAGMAFFMCGDVRLMLSVPEKAEFDHPGSIIYYAVDDIYETYEELKSKGVEFHGDPHEIGKLGSVTVYMAFFNDSEGNMLAIQAEVSDK from the coding sequence ATGACAAAGTTGCAACGTGTAGGTCAGATTTCGATGACGGTCCATGACGTGGATAGGGCCGTAGCTTTCTATCGAGATGTTTTGGGACTGCCATTTGTATGGCAAACAGCGGGGATGGCGTTTTTCATGTGTGGTGACGTGCGCCTCATGCTCAGTGTTCCGGAGAAAGCCGAGTTTGATCATCCTGGTTCCATCATTTACTATGCTGTCGACGATATCTACGAAACCTACGAAGAATTGAAGTCAAAGGGCGTTGAGTTCCATGGCGATCCGCACGAGATAGGCAAACTAGGAAGTGTCACCGTGTATATGGCATTTTTCAATGACTCGGAAGGTAATATGCTGGCCATTCAGGCGGAGGTATCTGACAAATGA
- a CDS encoding GNAT family N-acetyltransferase — translation MFTYIVDEEVSLRLVERRHVEELFQVIVTNADHVGRWLPFARATTQVTDTLAFVDSALIDFAAGKGLVAGIWYCSQLVGTIGLRIDKGHQSASVGYWIDSSHEGRGIVTRACRALINFAFDELKLHRIEIRANPGNVKSRAIPERLDFVEEGIVRGAFKLYDKFEDSIIYGLLCDEWHHKR, via the coding sequence GTGTTTACATATATCGTTGACGAAGAGGTTAGTCTTCGCCTGGTCGAACGTCGACACGTGGAAGAGTTGTTTCAAGTGATCGTGACGAACGCTGACCACGTAGGTCGGTGGCTGCCGTTTGCACGGGCAACCACACAAGTCACGGATACTCTTGCGTTTGTGGACTCTGCTTTAATTGACTTTGCTGCGGGGAAGGGTCTTGTCGCAGGAATCTGGTACTGCAGCCAACTTGTTGGGACCATTGGCCTCCGTATCGACAAGGGTCACCAAAGTGCATCCGTTGGTTACTGGATTGATAGTTCCCATGAAGGTCGGGGTATTGTGACAAGAGCTTGTAGGGCACTTATCAATTTTGCATTTGATGAGTTGAAGCTGCATCGCATCGAAATTCGAGCGAATCCGGGAAATGTAAAGAGCCGTGCAATTCCGGAGAGGCTGGATTTTGTTGAAGAAGGCATTGTGAGAGGTGCCTTCAAACTTTACGACAAGTTTGAGGACAGTATTATCTACGGCCTCCTCTGTGATGAATGGCACCACAAGCGATGA
- a CDS encoding ATP-binding protein has protein sequence MNRDVQKVAERHGQIVVERDSELRHFDEWLAQRNPRTVVCSVSGIGGIGKTTFLGQIADHACRAGVRTTHVDGYLGFSSAIELLSYLCEQHQCQPAGTDTGASTGAKRDEGFLSEVISLLSGRLGEHRTILLFDHFEEMLSIESFIRTQLIPGLPLDGVMLVFASRRGLSIGWRTDPTLITRTIRITLGNLSWHQSLDYVKRAGIENVDVQQQISRETSGYPLSLALAVQSVLSGNEDEEDAGYSINEISAGLIREVAPDLNPLLDGLMFLRTSTQNVLSRLLQKPVSSQEYRALGQLSFVRVTSKGLAIHDVARAYLLSDLKIRLTPYFIAPYGFLETSLNGRQGVSPTTRRTISSHCACTRSPYLRFQMYLSRCIFQLGHYQSVSLWWRVTWLSCITWLIRGSSVG, from the coding sequence ATGAACCGAGATGTCCAGAAAGTGGCTGAACGCCATGGCCAAATTGTAGTAGAACGAGACTCCGAATTGCGGCACTTTGACGAATGGTTGGCACAGCGCAATCCTCGAACCGTGGTTTGTTCGGTGAGTGGCATTGGCGGAATTGGAAAAACCACATTTTTAGGACAGATTGCGGATCATGCATGTCGTGCAGGGGTAAGGACCACCCACGTGGACGGTTATCTGGGCTTTTCAAGCGCCATCGAGTTGCTGAGTTATCTGTGCGAACAGCATCAATGCCAACCGGCAGGAACAGACACCGGAGCCAGTACAGGGGCTAAGCGTGACGAAGGGTTTTTGTCTGAAGTGATAAGTCTTCTGTCCGGTCGACTAGGGGAACATAGGACTATCTTGTTGTTTGACCATTTCGAGGAGATGCTCTCTATTGAGTCGTTCATTCGTACCCAGTTGATTCCGGGTCTACCACTAGACGGAGTGATGCTCGTGTTTGCCTCTCGGAGAGGGTTATCGATAGGCTGGCGGACCGACCCGACGTTGATTACCAGGACCATCCGCATCACTTTAGGCAACCTGTCTTGGCACCAGTCCCTGGACTATGTGAAGCGAGCAGGAATCGAGAATGTCGATGTGCAACAACAAATCAGTCGAGAAACATCTGGATATCCACTGTCATTGGCTCTGGCAGTGCAATCTGTCTTGAGTGGCAATGAGGATGAAGAGGATGCCGGATACTCTATTAATGAGATATCAGCGGGCCTCATTCGCGAAGTGGCTCCTGATTTAAACCCCCTCCTCGATGGACTCATGTTTCTGCGGACCTCCACTCAGAATGTTTTGAGCCGATTGCTTCAGAAGCCGGTTTCTTCGCAGGAGTACCGGGCCCTTGGACAGTTATCTTTTGTGCGGGTGACAAGCAAAGGATTAGCCATCCATGATGTTGCGCGGGCGTATCTATTAAGCGATTTGAAAATTCGTTTGACGCCATATTTCATCGCGCCGTACGGGTTCTTGGAGACATCATTGAACGGTCGTCAGGGGGTGTCGCCTACGACGCGACGCACAATCTCATCACATTGTGCATGTACGCGAAGCCCGTATTTGCGTTTCCAAATGTACCTGTCCCGATGCATATTTCAGCTCGGACATTACCAGAGTGTAAGCCTGTGGTGGAGAGTGACGTGGCTGAGTTGCATCACTTGGTTGATACGGGGGTCGTCGGTGGGATGA
- a CDS encoding helix-turn-helix domain-containing protein, with translation MAELHHLVDTGVVGGMTMENPKDEHALLDMLLRHFPESLRVIRRSDGLPTAFTTLVPLHKEAIALLPRPIIEALRERLGTELSRYERISAEATDTLLSVITTVPLEPEEFTFFDLLLAIKLTGWSELAHGNRCLLFSSIPDVKTFHLQLGYEYLNPRGAHHQSVDVCALDFRNQSMGQWLVSLLLDATISPPSFHAQSSKHISTEMVRDALKSLRNTRLLMQSQLAKMLELSGDELYQELMALLTDIAPQAPLTAMLQNVLRLSYLNGMSIVAIAHELNVGRTTYYRYLDRALDALRQVLAVKQDEGLESLSDVGGLNHQNR, from the coding sequence GTGGCTGAGTTGCATCACTTGGTTGATACGGGGGTCGTCGGTGGGATGACGATGGAAAATCCTAAAGATGAGCACGCATTGCTCGATATGCTGCTCCGCCACTTTCCGGAGAGCCTCCGCGTTATCCGCCGCTCTGATGGACTTCCTACAGCATTTACAACGTTAGTTCCTCTACATAAAGAGGCCATTGCCCTGCTGCCTCGGCCAATCATCGAAGCGTTACGCGAGAGATTAGGGACTGAGTTATCCAGGTACGAAAGGATTTCCGCCGAAGCCACAGACACGCTACTGAGTGTGATTACAACGGTACCATTGGAGCCAGAGGAATTCACCTTCTTCGACTTGCTGCTTGCAATCAAGCTGACGGGGTGGAGCGAGCTTGCGCACGGAAACAGGTGTCTGTTGTTCAGTTCCATTCCGGACGTGAAGACGTTCCATTTGCAGCTCGGGTATGAATATTTGAACCCAAGGGGAGCGCACCATCAGTCGGTTGATGTGTGCGCGTTGGATTTCCGTAATCAGTCGATGGGGCAGTGGCTTGTATCACTGTTGTTGGACGCCACCATCTCACCACCTAGCTTTCACGCACAGTCAAGCAAGCACATTTCAACAGAAATGGTCCGAGATGCGCTGAAGAGCCTTCGCAACACACGATTGCTAATGCAGTCCCAGTTAGCCAAAATGCTGGAGTTATCAGGTGACGAGCTATATCAGGAGTTGATGGCATTACTGACAGATATCGCCCCGCAAGCGCCGCTGACGGCGATGTTACAGAACGTCCTGCGGCTGTCCTATTTGAACGGAATGAGCATTGTGGCGATTGCTCACGAATTAAACGTTGGTCGTACGACTTATTATCGCTACCTTGATAGAGCGTTGGACGCGTTGAGACAGGTACTGGCTGTGAAACAAGATGAAGGACTTGAATCTCTTTCGGACGTCGGCGGGCTGAATCACCAAAACAGGTAG
- a CDS encoding transglycosylase domain-containing protein, with the protein MRLSRVGKWGLYFILGTVVVSTLCLSGLDLYFSRIFPISARLSQAAITRTKIHHIHPLTFSQIPPTFISAIIATEDRHFYSDPGIDPEGILRAAVVDIKTDSYAEGGSTITQQLVDNTLLGKQKTLHRKVMQALYAIGIYDTVSKSDVLTLYTNLIYFGHGAYGLYNAAETYFNKPPWALNSNQLTLLAGLPNSPHLLNPDHSLTRAKLRQHEVIDSMVDTHVISRHRAGQILAEPLGLTGHMQNA; encoded by the coding sequence ATGCGCCTTTCTCGCGTAGGAAAGTGGGGACTTTACTTCATCCTTGGCACCGTCGTCGTGAGTACATTGTGCCTCTCTGGCTTGGACTTGTACTTCTCACGCATCTTCCCCATTTCGGCGAGGTTGTCGCAGGCTGCAATCACAAGAACGAAGATACATCACATCCATCCGCTTACTTTCAGCCAAATCCCACCGACCTTTATCAGTGCCATCATCGCCACGGAGGACCGACATTTTTATTCGGACCCTGGCATTGACCCGGAAGGCATCCTTCGCGCAGCAGTGGTGGACATTAAAACGGATTCTTATGCGGAGGGCGGGTCTACGATTACACAACAATTGGTGGACAACACGCTGCTTGGCAAACAAAAAACACTGCATCGAAAAGTCATGCAGGCTCTATATGCCATCGGAATTTATGACACCGTCAGCAAGAGCGATGTGCTAACCCTTTACACAAACCTCATTTACTTCGGCCACGGTGCCTACGGCCTCTACAATGCGGCAGAAACGTACTTCAACAAACCACCGTGGGCGCTCAACAGCAACCAATTGACGCTACTCGCCGGGCTGCCGAACTCTCCGCACCTCCTGAATCCGGACCACTCGCTAACACGTGCAAAACTTCGACAGCATGAAGTCATCGACAGCATGGTTGACACACACGTTATATCAAGGCATCGGGCCGGGCAGATTTTAGCGGAACCTCTTGGCCTAACCGGGCACATGCAAAACGCGTAA
- a CDS encoding MMPL family transporter, giving the protein MLRRYAQIVSQLRWLIIAVWIAAVAAVLLFLPNLQDVVSHQSQTYLPNSAQSVIAGNLANEIDTKHQAQSTVVIAINNSNGLTAADKQYFTDRMSGLLDNQSQHHITYVQDTANSPSSVSSKFISKDKTTEIAIVGLSQGITDPNMKVTLQHLYDSFNNTPTGAKVYFTGDVPIQEDEILVSQQATQKTAVVTVILVLAILLVVFRSLLAPLLTLIAIGLSYLVSSGVVAWAAQRGLPVSTFTQTFLIAILMGAGTDYTMIMMNRFREELTRSNDREEALTKALQGVSKTVVYSALTVLVSFAVLYFAKFGLYRSAVGVSIGIFITLITCLTLVPALMSVLGRALYWPRHPKPGSEHRPSRIWGWTGSISTKHPWLTLLVLAVILTPVGLLFSNDRTFNPMIDIPNSSSVDGFNVVAKAFGQGQAMPTTVVVQTGANFRTPDGMAAINQISKTLAAVPGVTEVDSATQPVGKVIQGFQLAYQNDQAGTGLKKVANGLSTLSSNLSSSTGKGGTSQVSKLQSGSAQVTSGISGIAKGASQLASNSNQLASGAEGLSQGISKVSTGVSSLSSGVSQVAASQGQLAGAANTLANAIAAWAKQNPSAAASPSWQQIEQLATQVNQGTAQTAKATNQLAQGAQQSTAAMPSLQTGASKLAGGAKQFSKGASQLASGANQLAPGSQQVTNGIAQLDAAMGTEVSGLGKAASGASQMQTGVSKVQNFLHQSRLASDPGFYIPQNTLNTNKDLLQAMDSYISANGHIAKFSVVLSSNPYSMTAINSMTPLQQAAQTALASSPIGGGTVYIGGTTGVQANMNSLSSQDFVRTMAIVFIAIFILLALMLRSILTPLFTLVSLAATYFVTMGIIQEISVHLLHHAGVAWAVPFFAFLLLVALGVDYSIFLTSRFDEEYRMGHGPITAIRHAMRTMGNVVFSAAMIMAGTFGSMTITDMSTLVEIGLAIVIGLFLYTFVLLAFFTPAVIGIIGRAHAWPFIRVTDDDDHHAADLLSRKRSGSDGPAGSSGPGDLKTT; this is encoded by the coding sequence TTGTTACGCAGGTATGCACAGATTGTTAGCCAGCTCAGGTGGCTCATCATCGCTGTATGGATTGCGGCGGTCGCAGCAGTGTTATTGTTCCTGCCAAACTTGCAGGACGTCGTTTCACACCAAAGCCAAACCTATCTCCCGAACAGTGCCCAAAGTGTCATTGCGGGGAATCTTGCCAACGAGATCGATACGAAACATCAAGCGCAAAGCACGGTCGTTATTGCCATCAATAACTCGAATGGGCTGACGGCGGCCGATAAACAGTACTTCACTGACCGGATGAGCGGTTTACTCGACAACCAGTCCCAGCATCATATTACATATGTACAGGACACGGCCAACTCGCCGAGCAGTGTCAGCAGCAAATTTATTAGCAAGGACAAGACAACAGAGATTGCCATCGTGGGACTTTCGCAGGGCATCACGGACCCGAATATGAAGGTCACATTGCAGCATTTGTACGACTCGTTTAACAACACCCCGACGGGTGCAAAAGTATACTTCACAGGTGACGTGCCGATTCAGGAAGATGAAATCCTCGTCAGCCAACAGGCAACCCAAAAGACTGCGGTTGTCACCGTAATTCTCGTGCTTGCTATCCTGTTGGTTGTGTTCCGATCGCTCTTGGCACCACTCCTCACCCTGATTGCCATCGGACTCTCCTACCTCGTGTCGTCAGGTGTTGTCGCGTGGGCAGCACAGCGCGGGCTTCCTGTGTCGACATTTACGCAGACATTTCTCATCGCCATCTTGATGGGCGCCGGCACCGACTACACGATGATTATGATGAACAGGTTCAGAGAGGAACTCACGCGCTCTAATGACCGCGAGGAAGCACTCACCAAAGCACTGCAGGGTGTTTCAAAGACAGTCGTATACAGCGCCCTGACGGTCCTCGTATCTTTTGCCGTGCTCTATTTCGCCAAATTCGGATTGTACCGATCCGCTGTCGGCGTCTCCATCGGCATCTTCATCACGCTTATCACCTGCCTCACCTTGGTGCCAGCTCTGATGAGCGTGCTCGGTCGAGCCCTCTACTGGCCGCGTCATCCAAAGCCAGGTTCGGAACACCGCCCATCGCGCATTTGGGGCTGGACCGGCAGTATCTCCACCAAACATCCCTGGTTAACCTTGCTGGTACTCGCCGTCATTCTCACGCCGGTTGGACTCCTGTTTAGCAACGACCGAACTTTCAACCCGATGATTGACATTCCAAACTCTAGTTCTGTAGACGGGTTTAACGTCGTGGCAAAGGCGTTTGGCCAGGGCCAGGCGATGCCTACCACCGTCGTTGTGCAGACTGGCGCCAATTTCCGGACGCCAGATGGAATGGCTGCAATCAATCAGATATCAAAGACACTTGCCGCTGTCCCAGGCGTCACAGAGGTGGACAGTGCAACCCAACCAGTTGGCAAGGTCATTCAAGGTTTTCAATTGGCATACCAAAACGACCAAGCCGGAACGGGCCTGAAGAAAGTGGCAAACGGACTGTCCACCCTGTCCTCCAACCTCAGCAGCAGCACTGGCAAGGGCGGTACGTCGCAAGTCAGCAAGCTACAGAGCGGATCGGCACAGGTCACGTCCGGTATCAGCGGCATCGCTAAGGGAGCTTCTCAGCTTGCGAGCAACAGCAATCAACTCGCATCCGGGGCGGAGGGCCTATCACAGGGCATCTCGAAAGTCAGCACCGGTGTCTCGTCGCTGTCCTCTGGGGTGTCACAGGTTGCTGCGTCGCAAGGGCAACTTGCAGGTGCTGCAAACACGCTGGCGAATGCCATCGCCGCATGGGCGAAACAAAATCCGTCTGCAGCTGCGTCGCCATCGTGGCAGCAGATTGAACAACTGGCCACACAAGTCAACCAGGGTACGGCCCAGACTGCAAAAGCGACAAATCAGCTAGCACAAGGCGCACAGCAATCCACGGCAGCGATGCCAAGTTTGCAGACTGGTGCAAGCAAATTGGCAGGCGGTGCGAAACAGTTTTCAAAGGGCGCAAGTCAGCTTGCATCCGGTGCGAATCAACTGGCGCCAGGTAGTCAACAGGTCACCAATGGTATTGCGCAGCTTGACGCCGCGATGGGTACTGAGGTGTCCGGTCTTGGCAAGGCAGCCTCTGGGGCTTCGCAGATGCAGACAGGTGTCAGCAAAGTACAGAACTTCCTGCATCAGTCGCGACTCGCGAGTGACCCTGGTTTCTACATTCCCCAGAACACGCTCAACACGAACAAGGACCTGTTGCAAGCGATGGATTCCTACATCTCCGCAAACGGTCACATCGCGAAATTCAGCGTCGTTTTGAGTTCCAATCCGTATTCGATGACGGCGATTAACTCAATGACTCCGTTGCAGCAAGCTGCACAGACTGCACTTGCCTCAAGCCCCATCGGTGGCGGTACGGTTTACATCGGCGGTACAACGGGCGTTCAGGCGAACATGAACTCGTTGTCGAGTCAGGACTTTGTGCGCACGATGGCCATCGTGTTCATCGCCATCTTCATCCTTCTGGCGCTGATGTTGCGCTCTATCCTGACACCTTTGTTCACGCTCGTCTCGCTCGCCGCAACTTACTTTGTCACCATGGGTATCATTCAGGAGATATCGGTGCACTTGCTGCATCACGCAGGCGTCGCATGGGCAGTCCCGTTCTTCGCCTTCCTGCTGCTCGTCGCGCTCGGTGTTGACTACAGCATCTTCCTGACGTCCCGATTCGACGAAGAGTACCGCATGGGACACGGCCCCATCACGGCCATCCGGCACGCGATGCGCACCATGGGCAATGTCGTGTTTTCAGCAGCGATGATTATGGCCGGTACATTTGGGTCGATGACCATCACTGACATGTCCACACTCGTAGAGATTGGTCTAGCGATTGTGATTGGACTGTTCCTCTACACATTCGTGCTACTGGCGTTCTTTACACCGGCTGTGATAGGCATTATTGGCCGCGCACATGCATGGCCGTTCATCCGCGTCACAGATGACGATGATCATCATGCAGCAGACCTTCTGTCTCGCAAAAGGTCCGGGTCTGACGGTCCGGCTGGCTCGAGCGGCCCTGGTGACCTGAAAACGACGTAA
- a CDS encoding MarR family transcriptional regulator yields the protein MENPKVSVGADVAETSQPTAEELAAEVNDLLPTMAAKLLHFVREVPGIDITLAQGFVLRHIQVHGSCTASTIGSIMGITSGPVTSLTKRLIEKGLVRRTRDPEDGRVYWFSLTSEGEAAATMIASYRKTEWKRLVEELGVARTMEAMQLMRETIEILNRLT from the coding sequence ATGGAGAATCCAAAAGTATCGGTCGGAGCTGACGTTGCCGAAACCTCTCAACCAACTGCCGAAGAACTTGCCGCAGAGGTTAATGACCTCCTGCCTACGATGGCAGCGAAGTTATTGCACTTTGTGCGAGAAGTACCCGGAATCGACATTACCCTGGCTCAGGGCTTTGTATTACGCCACATCCAGGTTCACGGGTCTTGCACGGCATCGACCATTGGCTCCATAATGGGGATTACATCTGGTCCAGTGACGAGTTTAACGAAGCGGCTGATTGAAAAGGGGCTGGTGCGGCGTACCAGAGACCCTGAGGACGGACGTGTTTATTGGTTTTCCCTGACGTCAGAAGGAGAAGCCGCGGCGACGATGATAGCATCGTACCGCAAGACAGAATGGAAACGTTTGGTGGAAGAACTTGGCGTGGCCCGTACGATGGAGGCCATGCAGCTCATGAGAGAAACGATTGAAATCCTGAACCGCCTGACGTAA
- a CDS encoding transposase produces MRRAYKYRLFPTKAQREKIEFTLEHCRLLYNRLLDERRFAYKTDNTTLNYYDQANTLNARKKYIPALKQVYSQVLQDVAKRLDKAFRAFFRRVKAGETPGYPRFKSVGRYDSFTYPQSGYAINGRTLTLSKIGEVKVKLHRQPQGKIKTCTVIVKNGKYYASLSCEVERNPLPESKQAVGIDVGVKHLAVTSDEDFYEHPKFLRESERKLRRKQRSVSRKKKGSARRRKAVKELAREHEHIANQRRNNAHKVSRELVDSYGLIGFERLDVQGMLKNHHLAKGIVDASWNQLVQYTTYKAEEAGRRVVLVDPKNTSQLCSSCGEMVPKNLSERTHRCEHCGYVAD; encoded by the coding sequence ATGCGACGAGCGTACAAGTACAGGCTCTTCCCCACGAAAGCACAGCGAGAGAAAATTGAGTTTACCTTAGAACACTGTCGTCTGCTCTACAATCGCCTGCTTGACGAACGGCGATTTGCTTACAAAACGGACAATACCACGCTGAATTACTACGACCAGGCAAATACACTGAATGCGCGTAAAAAATACATTCCAGCATTAAAACAGGTTTATTCGCAGGTGTTGCAGGATGTGGCCAAACGCCTTGACAAAGCATTTCGAGCCTTCTTCCGTCGTGTGAAGGCAGGCGAAACGCCTGGCTATCCACGTTTTAAATCCGTAGGTCGATATGATTCCTTCACGTACCCCCAAAGCGGCTATGCCATCAATGGTCGTACATTAACACTCTCAAAGATTGGCGAAGTGAAAGTGAAACTCCATCGCCAGCCACAAGGAAAAATCAAAACTTGCACTGTCATTGTGAAAAATGGGAAGTATTACGCCAGCCTATCCTGCGAAGTGGAACGGAATCCCTTGCCAGAGTCCAAGCAAGCCGTTGGCATTGATGTTGGTGTTAAACATCTTGCCGTCACCTCCGATGAAGACTTTTACGAACATCCGAAGTTTCTGCGTGAATCCGAACGGAAATTACGCAGAAAACAACGGTCAGTATCCCGCAAGAAGAAGGGGTCTGCTCGTCGCCGCAAAGCCGTCAAAGAACTTGCGCGCGAGCACGAGCATATTGCGAATCAACGTAGGAACAACGCGCACAAAGTATCTCGAGAGCTGGTCGACAGCTATGGACTTATCGGTTTTGAAAGACTGGACGTGCAAGGAATGTTGAAAAATCACCATCTTGCCAAAGGCATTGTTGATGCGTCTTGGAATCAACTTGTACAGTACACCACGTACAAAGCGGAAGAAGCTGGTCGTCGTGTGGTACTGGTTGATCCCAAAAACACGAGTCAACTATGCTCAAGTTGCGGGGAAATGGTTCCTAAGAACCTGTCTGAGCGTACACATCGCTGCGAACATTGTGGCTACGTTGCGGACTGA
- a CDS encoding flap endonuclease has protein sequence MQQADFLIIDGSSVLVRAYFASAYGRRIMQSSQGVYTNGVFGFLNMMFGAIEQIRPTHLFVAWDVSRDTFRRELYPEYKGTRGELPDELISQFSTMQEVLESLGVAQHFDERYEADDIIGTLAHQAANAEHDVMILTGDRDALQLVQDKVTVAIMKKGITELDLYTPDFLMETWGLAPSQITDLKGLMGDTSDNIPGVPGIGEKTAKKLLTEYGTLEQLIACRDSLTGKVKEKISEHQELAILSKRLATIVTDVPMQLSTTDCQMSFCMEPAAFKLQELGLNRALEHLKRLTQVG, from the coding sequence TTGCAGCAGGCCGACTTTCTTATCATCGACGGTAGTTCCGTGCTCGTCCGTGCCTACTTCGCCAGCGCCTACGGACGACGCATCATGCAATCCTCACAAGGCGTTTATACCAACGGTGTATTTGGATTCCTCAATATGATGTTCGGTGCTATCGAACAGATACGCCCGACGCATCTGTTTGTCGCATGGGACGTGTCACGCGACACCTTTCGTCGAGAACTCTACCCTGAATATAAAGGGACTCGTGGAGAACTCCCTGACGAACTCATCTCGCAATTCAGCACAATGCAGGAAGTCCTCGAGTCCCTCGGGGTAGCTCAACATTTCGACGAGCGCTACGAAGCCGACGACATCATCGGCACCTTGGCCCATCAGGCGGCAAACGCAGAGCACGACGTGATGATTCTTACTGGCGACAGAGACGCATTACAACTGGTGCAAGACAAAGTCACGGTGGCCATCATGAAAAAGGGGATCACGGAACTTGACCTTTACACCCCGGACTTTCTCATGGAGACCTGGGGACTCGCTCCGTCGCAAATTACAGACTTAAAGGGTTTAATGGGTGACACCAGCGACAACATACCCGGCGTACCCGGCATTGGCGAGAAAACAGCAAAGAAATTGCTCACTGAGTATGGGACACTCGAACAGCTTATCGCTTGTCGTGACTCTCTCACGGGGAAGGTAAAAGAGAAAATATCAGAACATCAGGAGCTTGCCATCCTGAGTAAACGCCTCGCCACGATTGTGACTGACGTACCTATGCAGCTTTCTACAACCGACTGCCAAATGTCATTTTGCATGGAGCCCGCCGCTTTCAAGTTGCAAGAACTTGGTCTGAACCGAGCGCTGGAGCACCTCAAACGGCTAACCCAAGTCGGGTGA